Below is a window of Xylanibacillus composti DNA.
TGCTGACCGAAATCCGCGCGCTTCAAGCGCAGCTGGAACAGTGGTATGAGGAAGATGCTGAAGGGCTTCACGAGTAGCAACTCCTCTAGTTGCATCATGCCGGTTCTGACCAATCGTTCAAGTCGTGCATGTTTGGCTTATTTATTCCACAAATGATACATAGGACAGACACAACAGCCCAGGCGGAGCATAGCATGGAACTATCCACTTACACGCCACCCACGATTCGACAGCTGGAAAGGGGATATGATCCTATGCCGAAATGGCTGTACAATCAATTGATGCGCGCTTATCAGAGCAAGGACCGGCGTCAGATTCGCCTGCTCAATGACTGCTGGTACTTCTACCGCACGCGTCATGTAGAAGCCGGCGAGGAGAGCGAAGAGTCTGAGCCTCATACACGACGGCAATAACAAAGGGATACGCGCATCGTGATCTGCCGCGTATCCCCTCTTTTTTATGCCCTTAACCCGGCTTGCGCATCGTTAAGCCTACTCTGCCCTTCTTCTCATCCACCTGCAGCACCCATACGGTAACCGTGTCCCCAACCGATACCACGTCCATCGGATGCTTGACATAACGATCGCTCATTTGTGAAATGTGAACAAGACCGTCATTCTTCACGCCGATATCCACGAATGCGCCGAAGTCGATCACATTGCGAACAGTGCCCTGCAGTTCCATGCCCGGCTTCAAATCTTCGAGCTTCAAGACATCTGTGTGGAAGATCGGACCCGGCAGTTCCTCGCGC
It encodes the following:
- the cmpA gene encoding cortex morphogenetic protein CmpA — translated: MPKWLYNQLMRAYQSKDRRQIRLLNDCWYFYRTRHVEAGEESEESEPHTRRQ